From one Acinonyx jubatus isolate Ajub_Pintada_27869175 chromosome B1, VMU_Ajub_asm_v1.0, whole genome shotgun sequence genomic stretch:
- the BMPR1B gene encoding bone morphogenetic protein receptor type-1B isoform X2 — MLLRSSGKLNVGTKKEDGESTAPTPRPKILRCKCHHHCPEDSVNNICSTDGYCFTMIEEDDSGMPVVTSGCLGLEGSDFQCRDTPIPHQRRSIECCTERNECNKDLHPTLPPLKSRDFVDGPIHHKALLISVTVCSLLLVLIILFCYFRYKRQETRPRYSIGLEQDETYIPPGESLRDLIEQSQSSGSGSGLPLLVQRTIAKQIQMVKQIGKGRYGEVWMGKWRGEKVAVKVFFTTEEASWFRETEIYQTVLMRHENILGFIAADIKGTGSWTQLYLITDYHENGSLYDYLKSTTLDTKSMLKLAYSAVSGLCHLHTEIFSTQGKPAIAHRDLKSKNILVKKNGTCCIADLGLAVKFISDTNEVDIPPNTRVGTKRYMPPEVLDESLNRNHFQSYIMADMYSFGLILWEVARRCVSGGIVEEYQLPYHDLVPSDPSYEDMREIVCIKKLRPSFPNRWSSDECLRQMGKLMMECWAHNPASRLTALRVKKTLAKMSESQDIKL; from the exons CACAGATGGATATTGTTTCACAATGATAGAAGAAGATGATTCTGGGATGCCTGTGGTCACTTCTGGATGCCTAGGACTAGAAGGCTCAGATTTTCAGTGCCGG GACACCCCCATTCCTCATCAGAGAAGATCCATTGAGTGCTGCACAGAGCGGAACGAGTGTAACAAAGACCTGCACCCTACACTGCCTCCATTGAAGAGTAGAG attttgtTGATGGACCTATACACCACAAGGCCTTACTTATATCTGTAACTGTCTGTAGTTTGCTATTGgtccttattattttattctgttactTCAG GTATAAAAGACAAGAAACCAGGCCTCGGTACAGCATTGGGTTAGAACAGGACGAAACGTACATTCCTCCTGGAGAATCCCTGAGAGACTTAATTGAGCAGTCTCAAAGCTCAGGAAGTGGATCAGGCCTCCCTCTGCTG GTCCAAAGGACTATAGCTAAGCAGATTCAGATGGTGAAACAGATTGGAAAAGGTCGCTATGGGGAAGTTTGGATGGGAAAGTGGCGTGGCGAAAAGGTAGCTGTGAAAGTGTTCTTCACCACGGAGGAGGCCAGCTGGTTCCGAGAGACAGAAATATATCAGACAGTGTTGATGAGGCATGAAAACATTTTGG GGTTCATTGCTGCAGATATCAAAGGGACAGGGTCTTGGACCCAGTTGTACCTAATTACAGACTACCATGAAAACGGTTCCCTCTATGACTATCTGAAGTCCACCACTctagatacaaaatcaatgctgAAGTTAGCCTATTCTGCTGTCAGTGGCTTATGTCATTTACATACTGAAATCTTTAGTACACAAGGCAAACCGGCAATCGCCCACCGAGATCTGAAAAGTAAGAACATCCTGGTGAAGAAAAACGGAACATGCTGTATAGCTGACCTGGGCCTGGCCGTCAAATTTATTAG tgATACCAATGAAGTTGACATACCACCCAACACCCGAGTTGGCACCAAACGCTATATGCCCCCAGAAGTGTTGGACGAGAGCTTAAATAGAAATCACTTTCAGTCTTACATTATGGCCGACATGTACAGTTTTGGACTCATCCTCTGGGAGGTTGCTAGGAGATGTGTATCAGGAG GTATAGTGGAAGAATACCAGCTTCCCTATCACGATCTGGTGCCCAGTGACCCCTCTTACGAGGACATGAGAGAGATCGTGTGCATCAAGAAGCTACGTCCCTCATTCCCCAACCGGTGGAGCAGTGATGAG TGTCTGAGGCAGATGGGAAAGCTCATGATGGAATGCTGGGCTCACAATCCTGCATCACGACTGACCGCCCTGCGCGTCAAGAAAACACTAGCCAAAATGTCAGAGTCCCAGGACATTAAACTCtga